The Nitriliruptor alkaliphilus DSM 45188 genome includes a region encoding these proteins:
- a CDS encoding 2Fe-2S iron-sulfur cluster-binding protein: MAATRTIRVNGIDEELPEDPRVTLVDFLRDRLGLSGTKKGCAQGACGACTVLLDGERILSCLALASQYENRTVTTIEGVSDGAGPTALQEAFIENDAFQCGYCTPGQICSAIGMAAEVRRGVPSYVSGDLTSTEADVGHEELRERMSGNLCRCGAYNGIVAAVAETLSGGDL, from the coding sequence ATGGCAGCTACCAGGACGATACGTGTCAACGGAATCGACGAGGAACTGCCAGAGGATCCGCGCGTCACGCTGGTCGACTTCCTGCGCGATCGGCTCGGCCTCTCCGGCACCAAGAAGGGCTGCGCCCAGGGCGCCTGCGGTGCTTGCACCGTCCTGCTCGACGGCGAACGCATCCTCTCGTGCCTCGCCCTGGCGAGCCAGTACGAGAACCGGACGGTCACGACGATCGAAGGCGTGTCCGATGGTGCCGGCCCCACCGCGCTCCAGGAAGCCTTCATCGAGAACGACGCGTTCCAGTGCGGCTACTGCACCCCTGGCCAGATCTGTTCCGCGATCGGCATGGCCGCTGAAGTGCGTCGTGGCGTCCCCAGCTACGTGTCTGGCGACCTGACCAGCACGGAAGCCGACGTTGGACACGAGGAACTGCGTGAGCGGATGAGCGGGAACCTCTGCCGGTGCGGCGCCTACAACGGGATCGTGGCAGCGGTCGCCGAGACGCTGAGTGGGGGCGACCTGTGA
- a CDS encoding maleate cis-trans isomerase family protein, whose protein sequence is METEVPEMLRRRESIIPDERFTFHSARMRLAKVTPEELRAMNAETGRCATELIDARVDALSTACLVAIMAQGPGYHRKVERELTELIDEVGTSSEVVTSAGALVNGLRGLDAKRISILTPYMKPLTAQVVDYLEAEGFEVRDALSLEIPDNLEVGRRDAMLLVEDVRRLDTQGVDAIVLSACVQLPSLQAVPIVENETGLPVVTAATCTVRDILSSLGLAPEVPDAGVALRTADHVEKAR, encoded by the coding sequence ATGGAGACCGAAGTACCGGAGATGCTGCGCCGCCGGGAATCGATCATCCCGGACGAGCGATTCACCTTCCACTCGGCACGGATGCGGCTCGCGAAGGTGACCCCTGAGGAACTCCGGGCGATGAACGCCGAAACGGGCAGGTGTGCGACGGAGCTCATCGATGCGCGCGTCGATGCCCTTTCCACGGCGTGTCTCGTAGCGATCATGGCCCAAGGGCCGGGCTATCACCGGAAGGTCGAGCGAGAGCTCACGGAGCTGATCGACGAGGTCGGTACGTCCTCTGAAGTCGTAACGTCCGCCGGCGCGCTGGTCAACGGCCTGCGCGGCCTCGACGCCAAACGGATCAGCATCCTTACACCCTATATGAAGCCTTTGACTGCGCAAGTCGTAGACTATCTCGAGGCAGAAGGGTTCGAGGTCAGGGACGCGCTCTCCCTCGAGATCCCCGACAACCTCGAAGTAGGACGACGCGACGCCATGCTGCTCGTCGAAGACGTTCGCCGCCTCGACACCCAGGGGGTTGATGCGATCGTGCTGTCCGCCTGCGTCCAGCTCCCATCGCTGCAAGCCGTTCCGATCGTGGAGAACGAGACGGGCTTGCCGGTCGTGACTGCGGCCACATGCACGGTACGCGACATCCTCAGTTCCCTCGGGTTGGCCCCAGAAGTACCGGATGCCGGAGTCGCTCTGAGAACCGCTGATCACGTCGAGAAGGCGAGGTAG
- a CDS encoding flavin reductase family protein, with protein MGRFATGVTIITAVGDDGAVHGMTVNGFMSVSLSPPLVLISLGDCRMAKLLPETQRYGVSILADEQRSFSQHFAGQDKLTISPEFEWHDGMAFIAEAVAHIGAEVVDIHTAGDHTLFIGEVSHLATSDGRPLIFHGGSYELLRNQEEQEIFFV; from the coding sequence ATGGGTCGCTTCGCCACGGGTGTCACGATCATCACGGCCGTCGGCGACGACGGCGCTGTCCACGGCATGACCGTCAACGGCTTCATGTCGGTCTCGCTCTCACCTCCCTTGGTGCTCATATCGCTCGGGGACTGCCGCATGGCGAAGCTGCTGCCTGAGACCCAGCGCTACGGCGTGAGCATCCTGGCCGATGAGCAGCGCAGCTTCTCGCAGCACTTCGCTGGCCAGGACAAGCTGACCATCTCCCCTGAGTTCGAGTGGCACGATGGGATGGCCTTCATCGCCGAGGCGGTGGCACACATCGGTGCCGAGGTCGTCGACATCCACACGGCCGGCGACCACACGCTGTTCATCGGTGAGGTCTCACACCTGGCGACCAGCGACGGCCGACCCTTGATCTTCCACGGCGGCAGCTACGAGCTGCTGCGCAATCAGGAAGAGCAGGAGATCTTCTTCGTCTGA
- a CDS encoding SDR family NAD(P)-dependent oxidoreductase, translating to MITQAGSNFGRTSAEAHGREGAKLYLQDWEERADRLEKLAVGLRSEGVEVEWGVHDLTTGAEAGKMTQTIMDRYGQIDVLVNTAMEGGHGVFLDLREDEWDLSVARGLKSFFLTCQYVGEEMALKGYGKIINFTSIVADLGSGGAVGWGTVRGGVNALTYAVAHALGEYGVRVVALARGAMESTPYTEEARDERLLRLPFKRLGLEEDLVGPLVFLATSESDWIHGSVVYCDGGYAHAAATDAEHRATSFPLDRRGTRVLEVPRERDWIDTDVP from the coding sequence GTGATCACGCAAGCGGGTTCGAACTTCGGACGCACCTCGGCCGAAGCCCACGGTCGGGAGGGTGCCAAGCTCTACTTGCAGGATTGGGAGGAGCGCGCCGACCGACTCGAGAAGCTCGCGGTGGGTCTGCGCAGCGAAGGGGTAGAGGTCGAGTGGGGCGTCCATGACCTGACCACTGGCGCTGAAGCCGGGAAGATGACGCAGACCATCATGGATCGCTACGGACAGATCGATGTCCTGGTGAACACGGCCATGGAGGGTGGCCACGGCGTCTTCCTGGATCTGCGTGAGGACGAGTGGGACCTCTCCGTTGCCCGGGGGCTCAAGAGCTTCTTCCTCACCTGCCAGTACGTCGGCGAGGAGATGGCTCTCAAGGGTTACGGCAAGATCATCAACTTCACATCGATCGTGGCCGACCTGGGGTCGGGCGGTGCCGTGGGGTGGGGCACCGTCCGTGGAGGCGTCAATGCGCTCACCTACGCCGTCGCACACGCGCTCGGCGAGTACGGAGTCCGAGTGGTAGCCCTGGCGAGAGGGGCTATGGAGTCCACGCCGTACACCGAAGAAGCAAGAGACGAGCGGCTGTTGCGTCTGCCGTTCAAGCGTCTCGGCCTCGAAGAGGACCTGGTCGGACCTCTGGTGTTCCTCGCGACCAGCGAATCGGACTGGATCCATGGCTCGGTGGTCTACTGCGACGGAGGCTACGCCCACGCCGCAGCCACGGATGCTGAGCACCGAGCGACCTCGTTCCCACTCGACCGCCGGGGCACGCGGGTACTCGAGGTGCCGCGTGAACGCGACTGGATCGATACGGATGTCCCGTAG
- a CDS encoding GntR family transcriptional regulator has translation MSATFVRPPTAQAAVLAELRRRIGTGQLRPGAPIRQDPLAEELGVSRHPVREALRVLEGEGHIHHEPHRGYFVAELGLGALVEIYRMRDLLESEALRVAVPRTDDVIVARMRDALAHMRALDPFEDMDGFVQANREFHFAPLEAAGMPRLLHHIHMLWEASDAYRTLYYMQGTSVGRVHDEHEAIVVAVAERDGERAVEEVRRHREHAIEGLRSLLRSDAPSPTNEER, from the coding sequence TTGAGCGCCACGTTCGTCCGGCCGCCGACCGCGCAGGCAGCGGTCCTGGCCGAGCTCCGTCGCCGGATCGGGACCGGGCAGCTGCGTCCAGGAGCGCCGATCCGCCAGGATCCCCTGGCCGAGGAGCTCGGGGTCAGCCGGCACCCGGTCCGCGAGGCGTTACGCGTGCTCGAGGGTGAGGGACACATCCACCACGAACCCCACCGTGGCTACTTCGTGGCCGAACTGGGCCTCGGTGCCCTCGTCGAGATCTACCGGATGCGGGATCTTCTCGAATCCGAGGCCCTCCGGGTCGCCGTCCCACGCACCGACGATGTGATCGTGGCGCGGATGCGCGACGCGCTCGCGCACATGCGGGCCCTCGACCCGTTCGAGGACATGGACGGCTTCGTCCAGGCCAACCGGGAGTTCCACTTCGCACCGCTCGAAGCGGCGGGCATGCCACGCCTGCTGCACCACATCCACATGCTCTGGGAAGCCTCCGATGCGTATCGGACGCTGTACTACATGCAGGGGACCAGCGTCGGGCGGGTCCACGACGAGCACGAAGCGATCGTCGTGGCCGTGGCCGAACGGGATGGCGAGCGCGCCGTCGAGGAGGTGCGACGCCACCGCGAGCACGCCATCGAGGGGCTGCGTTCGCTGCTGCGGTCCGACGCGCCATCTCCGACGAACGAGGAGCGTTAG
- a CDS encoding cupin domain-containing protein → MGREVDEFVTYWGPSINEWGDGAERRWTTKRDLDQLQGEIAQGARVMRKVNVDEILAEGVETGVDMVNGFLPLVMFANEDFIVEVTNCPVEQGGWHRNLGADEWVFQYRGSRTIECESGHVTLEEGDMAVIPRGMSHRNVGHGPNIELTIYSRQPLKRLVPLDPEKAREKMRIKDGKPLNGEVLLEHAVIDRHGEEPAEPGAGA, encoded by the coding sequence GTGGGTAGGGAAGTCGACGAGTTCGTGACCTACTGGGGGCCGTCCATCAACGAGTGGGGCGATGGCGCGGAGCGGCGTTGGACCACGAAGCGTGATCTCGATCAGTTGCAGGGTGAGATCGCGCAGGGTGCCCGTGTCATGCGCAAGGTGAACGTGGACGAGATCCTCGCCGAGGGTGTTGAGACCGGCGTGGACATGGTCAACGGGTTCCTGCCGCTGGTCATGTTCGCCAACGAGGATTTCATCGTTGAGGTGACGAACTGTCCGGTTGAGCAGGGCGGGTGGCATCGGAACCTCGGGGCTGATGAGTGGGTGTTCCAGTATCGCGGTAGCCGGACGATCGAGTGTGAGTCGGGTCATGTCACGCTTGAAGAAGGGGATATGGCGGTCATCCCGCGTGGGATGTCGCATCGGAATGTTGGTCATGGTCCGAACATCGAGTTGACGATCTATAGTCGTCAGCCTTTGAAGCGTCTTGTGCCGCTCGATCCGGAGAAGGCGCGCGAGAAGATGCGGATCAAGGACGGCAAGCCCCTGAACGGTGAGGTCCTCCTCGAGCACGCGGTCATCGACCGTCACGGCGAAGAACCGGCGGAACCCGGGGCAGGCGCATGA
- a CDS encoding helix-turn-helix transcriptional regulator, whose translation MATPAASLPLVRELQAALTVAEIQQAYMGSVGDVIFARGRGLYRVDLSSQTFIDQVADVPEPFLHEYASFGLEDDPVLEAAITGMRPVASSERTVVPSWSGSRAHEALLHFGYTHSLKAPLLVGGVLWGSIHFTRYVTDPPFDAADQAAAALVVDQLGIALTRALRHEETSGRAQFLEAALNCIPQPVIVTDRIGRLVHRNRAAEKPGPTDRRPIGDVVSSTISHAAGLLEAENRRVVTSAVERDDGDPVSLRTMAVGDSAAVTIVYAKAGAAGPALPALGILSPREQEIARFVSEGLPTKEIAARAFITENTVKQHLKRIFMKLNVRSRAELVQCVWAAAAGPPTPALPDQA comes from the coding sequence ATGGCGACACCTGCGGCTTCACTGCCCCTGGTGAGGGAGCTTCAAGCCGCGCTCACCGTCGCGGAGATCCAGCAGGCCTACATGGGGTCCGTGGGCGACGTCATCTTCGCGCGCGGACGGGGCCTCTACCGGGTCGATCTCTCCTCGCAGACGTTCATCGATCAAGTTGCCGACGTCCCGGAGCCCTTCCTCCACGAGTACGCGTCGTTCGGTCTCGAGGATGATCCGGTGCTCGAGGCGGCGATCACCGGGATGCGGCCCGTGGCGAGCTCGGAGCGGACGGTCGTGCCGTCCTGGTCGGGCTCCCGCGCACATGAGGCGCTCCTCCACTTCGGGTACACGCATTCGCTGAAGGCGCCGCTGCTCGTCGGTGGCGTGCTGTGGGGCAGCATCCACTTCACGCGCTACGTCACAGACCCACCTTTCGACGCGGCCGATCAAGCTGCTGCCGCACTCGTGGTGGACCAGTTGGGCATCGCGCTGACTCGCGCACTGCGTCATGAGGAGACGAGCGGACGGGCGCAGTTCCTGGAAGCAGCGCTCAACTGCATCCCACAACCCGTGATCGTGACCGACCGGATCGGGCGCCTGGTCCATCGCAACCGGGCAGCCGAGAAGCCCGGGCCGACCGATCGCAGGCCGATCGGAGACGTGGTCTCCTCGACGATCTCACACGCCGCGGGGTTGCTGGAGGCGGAGAACCGGCGGGTCGTGACCAGTGCGGTCGAACGCGACGACGGTGACCCCGTGTCGCTGCGCACGATGGCCGTGGGTGACAGCGCAGCGGTCACGATCGTCTACGCGAAGGCAGGCGCGGCTGGCCCTGCGCTGCCGGCCCTCGGGATCCTGTCCCCACGCGAACAGGAGATCGCTCGGTTCGTCAGCGAAGGCCTTCCGACCAAGGAGATCGCCGCTCGCGCGTTCATCACGGAGAACACCGTGAAACAGCATCTGAAGCGCATCTTCATGAAGCTCAACGTCCGAAGCCGGGCCGAGCTGGTGCAGTGCGTCTGGGCTGCCGCCGCGGGCCCGCCCACACCCGCTCTTCCTGATCAAGCCTGA
- a CDS encoding styrene monooxygenase/indole monooxygenase family protein — MSNVGIVGAGVGGLHLGILLQRRGVDVTVYADRSGDQLAKGRLLNAVMHHHLTLSREADLGLSLWNADEHGWRHRYQDITGDREVRYSAISPGPSMAVDYRLYLPALMAAFEQLGGRLIVRQVQVDEVDGVAAAHDLLVVATGRDSMQSLFPVRTDLGRPPGVRRNICAALVHGIRRPDPEGVTLGFARGVGELIEFPMVTAQGRQTALLFEAVPGGPADELATSSPTEDGQAFEKKLLETLQHYPATHERVDTSSFALLGPRDVLRGAIAPAVRHGAAYLPSGKVALALGDAHVLVDPVMGQGANIASYSAHVVGEAILEDLAFDELFCRQVAEKREPLLHAAYDWTNLVLDSPGRLLQLHEAAAAEPAIAADFASRYPRPDLIWRTVATDQRVNQYLRSFDVEASSGTNGERS; from the coding sequence ATGTCGAACGTCGGGATCGTGGGTGCCGGGGTCGGCGGACTGCATCTGGGCATCCTCCTGCAGCGCCGGGGCGTCGACGTCACCGTCTACGCGGACCGTTCGGGCGACCAGCTCGCCAAGGGCCGGCTCCTGAACGCGGTGATGCATCACCACCTGACCCTGTCACGTGAAGCAGACCTGGGACTGTCCCTCTGGAACGCCGACGAGCACGGCTGGCGCCACCGCTACCAGGACATCACGGGCGACCGCGAGGTTCGCTACTCGGCGATCTCCCCCGGCCCCAGCATGGCGGTCGACTACCGCCTCTACCTGCCCGCGCTGATGGCCGCCTTCGAGCAGCTGGGCGGGCGGCTGATCGTCCGCCAGGTCCAGGTCGACGAGGTCGATGGCGTCGCAGCCGCGCATGATCTGCTGGTCGTCGCCACCGGACGGGACAGCATGCAGTCGCTGTTCCCCGTGCGTACCGACCTGGGGCGGCCGCCAGGCGTGCGCCGCAACATCTGCGCGGCGCTCGTGCACGGTATCCGCCGCCCGGATCCCGAAGGTGTGACCTTGGGCTTCGCCCGCGGCGTCGGTGAACTCATCGAGTTCCCGATGGTGACGGCGCAGGGCAGACAGACAGCGCTGCTCTTCGAGGCGGTGCCAGGTGGGCCGGCCGACGAGCTGGCGACGTCGTCCCCGACGGAAGATGGCCAAGCCTTCGAGAAGAAGCTCCTGGAGACGCTGCAGCACTATCCGGCCACCCATGAACGGGTGGACACCTCGTCGTTCGCTCTGCTGGGGCCCCGGGACGTCCTCCGGGGCGCGATCGCCCCAGCGGTACGGCACGGCGCCGCCTACCTGCCGAGCGGCAAGGTCGCCCTGGCACTCGGGGACGCCCACGTGCTCGTCGACCCAGTGATGGGTCAGGGCGCCAACATCGCCTCGTACAGCGCCCACGTCGTCGGGGAGGCCATCCTCGAGGATCTGGCCTTCGACGAACTCTTCTGCCGCCAGGTCGCCGAGAAGCGCGAGCCACTGCTGCACGCGGCGTACGACTGGACCAACCTGGTCCTCGACAGCCCCGGCCGCCTGCTCCAACTGCACGAGGCGGCAGCAGCCGAGCCCGCGATCGCCGCCGACTTCGCCAGCCGCTACCCCCGGCCTGACCTGATATGGCGGACCGTTGCCACCGATCAGCGCGTCAACCAGTACCTGCGAAGCTTCGACGTCGAGGCGAGCAGCGGAACCAACGGAGAACGCTCATGA
- a CDS encoding NAD-dependent succinate-semialdehyde dehydrogenase: MFQIPPTGSFIAGTWCANGSTIAVRDPATGEAVATVTDADLGHADAAVSAAHAALPSWSATSPRDRSEILRRAFELMRAEEDQLAALVTLENGKILADARSEIRYAAEFFRWFAEEAVRISGEWRVGPDGDKRLIVSHEPVGVSLCITPWNFPAAMVTRKLAPALAAGTTVVVKPATETPLTSLAIAELMQRAGLPDGVVNVVVPSQVGEVVAAIMSDDRVRQLSFTGSTAVGKHLIRQSADQVIRCSMELGGNAPFIVLDDADIGRAVEGAMVAKMRNGGAACTAANRFYVGRRVADEFTSKLATRMGSLKLGRGSDPDTGLGPLVSDRERDGVASIVDTALSSGATALVGGEAVDLGGAFYPATVLTGIDTTDALLSTEIFGPVAPIAIVDSAEEAVACANSTPQGLAAYLYTGDLQQGLRLAGQLEAGMVGLNRGLVSDPAAPFGGVKQSGIGREGGFEGIQEFLETKYIATDL, from the coding sequence TTGTTCCAGATCCCCCCAACCGGTTCCTTCATCGCCGGTACCTGGTGTGCGAACGGCTCGACGATCGCCGTTCGCGATCCGGCAACCGGGGAAGCAGTCGCCACCGTCACAGATGCGGATCTGGGTCACGCCGACGCCGCAGTCTCGGCCGCCCATGCCGCGCTGCCTTCCTGGTCGGCGACGTCGCCCCGTGACCGATCGGAGATCCTGCGGCGCGCCTTCGAGCTGATGCGCGCCGAAGAGGATCAGCTTGCCGCTCTCGTCACCCTGGAGAACGGGAAGATCCTGGCGGACGCACGGAGTGAGATCCGTTACGCCGCGGAGTTCTTCCGTTGGTTCGCCGAGGAGGCGGTGCGGATCTCCGGGGAGTGGCGTGTCGGGCCAGACGGGGACAAGCGGCTCATCGTCAGCCACGAGCCAGTTGGGGTGTCGCTCTGCATAACGCCCTGGAACTTCCCAGCCGCGATGGTCACGCGGAAGCTCGCGCCGGCCCTGGCGGCTGGCACGACCGTCGTCGTCAAACCGGCCACCGAGACGCCGCTGACCTCGTTGGCGATCGCCGAGCTCATGCAGCGCGCTGGTCTCCCAGACGGGGTCGTCAACGTGGTCGTTCCCAGTCAGGTCGGGGAGGTCGTCGCAGCCATCATGTCGGACGACCGCGTTCGTCAGCTGTCGTTCACGGGATCGACCGCGGTCGGCAAGCACCTCATCCGTCAGTCGGCCGATCAGGTCATCCGTTGCTCGATGGAACTGGGAGGCAACGCACCCTTCATCGTGTTGGACGATGCAGACATCGGGCGGGCCGTCGAGGGCGCCATGGTCGCCAAGATGCGTAATGGCGGCGCAGCCTGTACGGCGGCGAACCGGTTCTATGTCGGACGCCGTGTGGCAGATGAGTTCACGTCGAAGCTCGCAACGAGGATGGGCAGCCTGAAGCTCGGGCGCGGCTCCGACCCCGATACGGGCCTCGGCCCACTCGTATCGGATCGAGAGCGAGATGGCGTTGCCAGCATCGTTGACACGGCGCTCAGTTCAGGCGCAACAGCACTCGTTGGGGGAGAGGCCGTCGACCTGGGTGGCGCGTTCTATCCGGCAACCGTGCTCACTGGCATCGACACGACCGACGCCCTCCTGTCCACAGAGATCTTCGGACCGGTAGCTCCCATCGCCATCGTCGATAGTGCTGAGGAAGCCGTCGCATGCGCGAACAGTACGCCGCAGGGCCTCGCGGCGTACCTCTACACCGGCGACCTTCAGCAAGGCCTGCGGCTGGCGGGCCAGCTGGAGGCCGGCATGGTCGGCTTGAACCGCGGCCTCGTATCGGATCCGGCCGCTCCATTCGGGGGCGTCAAGCAGTCGGGCATCGGACGGGAAGGTGGTTTCGAGGGCATCCAGGAGTTCCTCGAAACCAAGTACATCGCAACGGATCTCTGA
- a CDS encoding styrene monooxygenase/indole monooxygenase family protein, giving the protein MTSIGIVGTGVAGLHLALMLQQHHVSVTMYTDRTPDQVASGRLPNTVMHHYGTRERERELGVDHWPLADAGWWTRYHSVLGNPGIDYRGNFDDASTAVDYRLYLPRLEQDFCARGGEVQVGRIDLAGLEALSGRHDLIVVATGRGPLAEMFGRREDLSPHTAPQRICLAGLFTGVDRPAPEGVSINVSRGVGELIEFPIVSAQGKVTGLLFEAMPGGVLEVLARTKYDEDPGTFDKLVLGALEQHFPRVFARVRAGEFGLLGPTDLLQGGVTPTVRNDYVQLGSGRFALAIGDCHAAVDPVMGQGANAASYSAFVAGRAILEDVALDEMFCQRVAAQRAEVVQGATQVTNMYLEFPEHLRTLQAACVRNQTVSDAVAAAFASPDKLWRIVKTPERVDAFIRRIEQL; this is encoded by the coding sequence ATGACGAGCATCGGCATCGTCGGCACGGGAGTGGCCGGTTTGCATCTGGCCCTGATGCTGCAGCAGCACCATGTCTCGGTGACGATGTACACCGACCGTACGCCAGACCAGGTGGCCTCGGGCCGGCTGCCCAACACCGTGATGCACCACTATGGGACCCGTGAGCGTGAGCGCGAACTCGGCGTGGACCACTGGCCGTTGGCCGACGCGGGATGGTGGACGCGCTACCACTCGGTGCTCGGCAACCCGGGGATCGACTACCGGGGGAACTTCGACGACGCCTCCACGGCGGTGGACTACCGCCTCTACCTGCCGCGCCTGGAGCAGGACTTCTGTGCGCGCGGTGGCGAGGTGCAGGTGGGTCGGATCGACCTCGCTGGTCTCGAGGCGCTCTCCGGTCGTCACGACCTGATCGTCGTGGCGACGGGGCGGGGGCCCCTGGCCGAGATGTTCGGCCGTCGGGAGGACCTCTCGCCGCACACCGCTCCGCAGCGGATCTGCCTCGCCGGGTTGTTCACCGGCGTCGATCGGCCTGCGCCGGAGGGAGTCAGCATCAACGTGTCCAGGGGGGTGGGTGAGCTGATCGAGTTCCCCATCGTTTCCGCGCAGGGCAAGGTGACGGGGCTGCTCTTCGAGGCCATGCCCGGCGGCGTACTCGAGGTGCTCGCGCGGACCAAGTACGACGAGGACCCGGGAACGTTCGACAAGCTCGTCCTGGGAGCCCTCGAGCAGCACTTCCCGCGGGTGTTCGCGCGGGTCCGCGCTGGAGAGTTCGGGCTGCTGGGCCCGACCGACCTGCTGCAGGGTGGGGTGACGCCGACCGTCCGCAACGACTACGTACAACTCGGGTCAGGCCGTTTCGCGCTCGCCATCGGTGACTGCCATGCCGCGGTCGACCCGGTCATGGGGCAGGGCGCCAACGCTGCTTCCTACAGCGCCTTCGTGGCCGGACGCGCCATCCTGGAGGACGTCGCTCTCGACGAGATGTTCTGCCAGCGCGTGGCGGCGCAGCGTGCCGAGGTGGTCCAGGGGGCGACCCAGGTGACCAACATGTACCTGGAGTTCCCCGAACACCTCCGCACGCTGCAGGCCGCCTGCGTGCGGAACCAGACGGTCTCCGACGCGGTGGCAGCCGCCTTCGCCTCGCCAGACAAGCTGTGGCGCATCGTCAAGACACCAGAACGCGTCGACGCCTTCATCCGGCGGATCGAACAGCTGTAA
- a CDS encoding aldehyde dehydrogenase (NADP(+)) produces MGTEVLPSLSGANRIAGREVEGTGRIVRGVDPHTGSPLPVEFRDAGSVQVDAALEAALGSRASLQDRTRRGRALELVAEALLEDQPSLAAIAEVETGLPAARLDGEVVRAADQFRAFARVVREGAYLEAHIDRATQSSPDLRRLLHPLGPVVVFGASNFPFAFSVAGGDTASALAAGCPVVVKAHPAHPGTSELSARSIERGLAEADVDLGVFSMLHGADPSVGGALVTHPHTRAVGFTGSLRAGRALMDLAAARPDPIPVYAEMGSVNPAFVTPAAIAARGQELAATLAGSVTLGMGQFCTKPGLLVIPKDAVDFEGELVEAMTGVQLHPMLSGPIRDAFRTGLDQTAEVDGVEDLLPLRRLAGDGFVQPPVLLATDLETLRSRDILREERFGPFCLVVRAELAEYVEVAALLPGSLVASIFAEPSDDPRLEDLHRCLEERCGRIVYDGVSTGVAVSPAMQHGGPYPAASTAMFSSVGDTAIRRFLRPVAYQNARVPVLPDELRDRPSAPLWRTVDGQLTRDGICS; encoded by the coding sequence ATGGGTACGGAAGTCCTGCCGAGCCTGAGCGGCGCGAACCGCATCGCCGGTCGAGAGGTGGAGGGCACGGGGCGCATCGTTCGCGGGGTCGATCCTCACACCGGTTCGCCGCTACCGGTCGAGTTCCGCGATGCCGGGTCGGTTCAGGTCGACGCCGCACTGGAGGCGGCGCTCGGGTCACGTGCGTCGTTGCAGGATCGGACACGTCGCGGGCGAGCCCTCGAACTCGTGGCCGAAGCGCTGCTCGAGGACCAGCCTTCGCTGGCGGCGATCGCGGAGGTAGAGACTGGACTGCCCGCGGCGCGGCTCGACGGCGAGGTCGTCCGTGCGGCGGACCAGTTCCGGGCGTTCGCTCGGGTCGTCCGCGAAGGCGCCTACCTCGAGGCGCACATCGATCGGGCGACGCAGAGCTCGCCCGATCTGCGCCGGCTCCTGCACCCGTTGGGTCCGGTCGTCGTGTTCGGTGCGAGCAACTTCCCGTTCGCGTTCAGTGTGGCCGGGGGGGATACCGCGAGCGCACTGGCCGCCGGGTGCCCGGTCGTCGTCAAGGCACACCCCGCGCACCCTGGGACCAGCGAACTCTCCGCTCGCAGCATCGAACGCGGTCTCGCGGAGGCTGACGTCGATCTCGGGGTCTTCTCCATGCTCCACGGGGCCGATCCCAGCGTCGGGGGAGCGTTGGTCACGCACCCGCACACGCGTGCGGTCGGGTTCACCGGCTCGCTCCGCGCAGGCCGCGCCTTGATGGATCTGGCCGCCGCCCGACCTGACCCGATCCCGGTCTACGCCGAGATGGGAAGCGTCAACCCTGCGTTCGTCACCCCCGCTGCCATCGCGGCCCGCGGGCAGGAGCTCGCAGCCACCCTGGCGGGTTCCGTGACGCTCGGGATGGGGCAGTTCTGCACCAAACCTGGCCTCCTCGTGATCCCGAAGGACGCCGTGGACTTCGAGGGAGAGCTCGTCGAAGCCATGACCGGGGTGCAGCTCCACCCGATGTTGTCCGGTCCGATCCGCGACGCCTTCAGGACCGGCCTCGACCAGACCGCTGAGGTGGACGGCGTGGAGGACCTGCTCCCACTCCGCCGGCTCGCGGGCGATGGGTTCGTGCAGCCTCCCGTGCTGTTGGCGACCGATCTCGAGACCCTCCGTTCCCGCGACATCCTGCGCGAGGAGCGGTTCGGCCCCTTCTGCCTCGTCGTTCGCGCCGAGCTCGCTGAGTACGTCGAGGTGGCGGCGTTGCTGCCGGGCAGCCTCGTCGCGTCGATCTTCGCCGAGCCGTCGGACGACCCGCGGCTCGAGGACCTCCACCGCTGCCTCGAGGAGCGTTGTGGTCGGATCGTGTACGACGGGGTCTCCACCGGGGTCGCCGTGTCGCCAGCGATGCAGCACGGTGGGCCGTACCCGGCCGCGAGCACCGCGATGTTCTCCTCCGTCGGCGACACGGCCATCCGGCGCTTCCTGCGGCCTGTTGCCTACCAGAACGCGCGAGTCCCCGTCCTCCCCGACGAGCTGCGCGATCGACCCTCGGCGCCGCTGTGGCGGACGGTCGACGGGCAGCTCACGCGCGATGGCATCTGCTCGTAA